One Cydia amplana chromosome 18, ilCydAmpl1.1, whole genome shotgun sequence DNA segment encodes these proteins:
- the LOC134656206 gene encoding bifunctional methylenetetrahydrofolate dehydrogenase/cyclohydrolase, mitochondrial — MRQIICFRVVSTVLKSTMRSHTFFDSLGSASIMARILDGKGLAKDIRNELKIKIHNWMQQGHRAPTLRCIIVGDDPASHTYVKNKIQAATDVGIKAETIRYEANMTEEDLLLAIDELNASSEVDGILVQLPLPGGIDERKVCNAVAPEKDVDGFHIVNVGQLCLDMPTIVPATALAVVEMLKRFKIDTFGRNAVVVGRSKNVGMPIAMMLHSDMSHDSGLGMDATVTICHRYTPKEKLEFYCRNADIIITATGVPKLIKADMVKPGATVIDVGIIRVTDDEGKTRLVGDVDYDEVSKVAGAITPVPGGVGPMTVAMLMHNTFQAAQRLRDAEMMQ, encoded by the exons ATGAGGCAAATCATTTGCTTCCGAGTTGTCAGTACAGTTCTGAAATCCACAATGAGAAGTCATACGTTCTTTGATTCTTTGGGCTCGGCCAG catcaTGGCCCGAATCCTTGATGGTAAGGGGCTTGCCAAGGATATCCGCAATGAATTAAAAATCAAGATCCATAATTGGATGCAACAAGGTCACCGGGCGCCAACCTTGAGATGCATTATAGTGGGAGATGACCCGGCGAGCCATACTTATGTTAAGAACAAGATCCAAGCTGCGACAGATGTAGGCATTAAGGCGGAAACAATAAGATATGAAGCCAATATGACTGAGGAGGATCTTCTGTTAGCTATTGATGAATTGAATGCGAGCTCTGAAGTTGATGGCATTTTAGTCCAACTGCCTTTGCCCGGAGGCATTGATGAGAGGAAGGTGTGCAATGCCGTGGCTCCGGAGAAGGATGTGGACGGCTTCCACATTGTGAATGTCGGGCAGCTGTGTCTGGACATGCCAACTATTGTTCCTGCCACTGCTCTGGCTGTTGTGGAGATGTTGAAAAG attcaaaATCGACACCTTTGGCCGTAACGCAGTTGTAGTCGGCCGTTCAAAGAATGTCGGCATGCCAATCGCCATGATGTTACACAGTGACATGAGTCATGACAGTGGCCTGGGCATGGACGCCACGGTCACCATCTGCCACCGGTACACGCCTAAAGAGAAGCTGGAGTTCTACTGCCGGAATGCTGACATTATTATTACAGCGACAG GTGTTCCAAAATTAATCAAAGCTGACATGGTGAAACCTGGAGCTACAGTCATTGATGTTGGCATCATTAGAGTCACTGATGATGAAGGGAAGACCAGACTTGTTGGTGATGTCGATTATGATG AGGTGAGTAAAGTGGCCGGCGCCATAACGCCCGTGCCCGGCGGCGTGGGCCCCATGACCGTGGCTATGCTCATGCATAACACCTTCCAAGCCGCCCAGAGGCTGCGAGATGCTGAGATGATGCAATAA